In a genomic window of Spiroplasma melliferum:
- a CDS encoding Spiroplasmavirus-related protein gives MLAEVWDEAFLVVVNYFMKIMDWMWTLTLPATQIPLYVLWIIGGILGVVFRVLGSSPQLSTMSKNTTSAMSTGLGSLRLKESKQIERTKANSKGDSE, from the coding sequence ATGTTAGCGGAAGTTTGAGATGAAGCATTTTTGGTTGTTGTTAATTATTTTATGAAAATAATGGATTGAATGTGGACTTTGACTTTACCAGCAACTCAAATTCCGCTTTATGTTTTATGGATAATTGGTGGAATTTTAGGAGTTGTGTTTAGAGTTTTGGGTTCAAGTCCTCAATTATCTACTATGTCAAAAAATACTACATCTGCTATGTCTACTGGTTTAGGTTCATTGCGTTTAAAAGAAAGTAAGCAAATTGAGCGTACTAAGGCAAATTCAAAAGGGGATTCTGAATAA
- a CDS encoding Spiroplasmavirus-related protein, whose product MLKLIVFGVLGIILGFTFVANIFAASQSAIEIIKTWSESNNAFYNLVSQLFILATHPIMQLFLAFGMLFIIIRVVFGFM is encoded by the coding sequence ATGTTAAAGTTAATTGTTTTTGGTGTTCTTGGTATTATATTAGGTTTTACTTTTGTAGCTAATATATTTGCTGCTAGTCAATCTGCAATTGAAATTATTAAGACTTGGTCAGAGAGTAATAATGCTTTTTATAATCTTGTTTCTCAATTGTTTATTTTGGCAACTCATCCGATAATGCAATTGTTTTTGGCTTTTGGTATGTTGTTTATTATTATTCGGGTTGTTTTTGGGTTTATGTAA
- a CDS encoding Spiroplasmavirus-related protein, translating to MRFRIFIFSFIGVLTFALTMPFVYVVSNVAVLSNQVKLYDRVFPSDKYVTYDKVSDYETEKTLMLRQDYFMQDINYVDFAVGFGIFFDGTRLNIKNWVSSFLSIAFFYKLNFKIFSLMGNAKNYINLDFSSDNHKVKFDIVVQYPNENIYYKFLFNYSQYDDVLVKLFGALFEPVVINQSIELFNGLRLSIRNDFVMQDYSFITDENNKVNEYLLESNVFVKSYTLEQVKSKFLNTLFNSFVSSVFDLNQNTKIGFELFYEKVEGIKFNNFGMFWYVKNGFYLYPNSLYLDLEGGIKDLEFRFYKLSLFKRNVYPNTNVAYLYGTGTEENKSKWTWDHHINGSLLSLPIKENFGNGFSFNYVDVVAWNTDNADYRMYLDTFNFSLFNWDSWNNIVNGGDIWKAKYNSCAWYNVFCHLTNGIIWAFNNVYGIKEVGKYVNALINTMQNVISLWDNVSQYYAFNAAFQALIGAVITLALFNGVLRYL from the coding sequence ATGCGTTTTAGAATTTTTATTTTTAGTTTTATAGGAGTGTTAACTTTTGCTTTAACTATGCCTTTTGTTTATGTTGTTTCTAATGTTGCAGTTTTAAGTAATCAAGTTAAATTATATGATCGTGTTTTTCCTTCTGATAAATATGTTACTTATGATAAAGTTAGCGATTATGAAACAGAAAAAACTTTAATGTTGCGACAAGATTATTTTATGCAAGATATTAATTATGTTGATTTTGCTGTTGGTTTTGGTATTTTTTTTGATGGTACTAGATTAAATATTAAAAATTGGGTATCAAGTTTTTTATCTATTGCTTTTTTTTATAAATTAAATTTTAAGATATTTTCTTTAATGGGTAATGCAAAAAATTATATTAATTTAGATTTTAGTTCTGATAATCATAAAGTTAAATTTGATATTGTTGTTCAGTATCCTAATGAAAATATTTATTATAAATTTTTATTTAATTATTCTCAATATGATGATGTTTTAGTTAAATTATTTGGTGCTTTGTTTGAGCCAGTTGTTATTAATCAAAGTATAGAATTATTTAATGGTTTAAGGTTATCTATTAGAAATGATTTTGTAATGCAAGATTATTCTTTTATTACTGATGAAAATAATAAAGTTAATGAATATTTGCTAGAAAGTAATGTTTTTGTTAAATCTTATACTTTAGAACAAGTTAAAAGTAAATTTTTAAATACTTTATTTAATTCTTTTGTATCTTCTGTTTTTGATTTAAACCAAAATACAAAAATAGGGTTTGAATTATTTTATGAAAAAGTTGAAGGTATTAAATTTAATAATTTTGGAATGTTTTGATATGTTAAAAATGGTTTTTATTTGTATCCAAATTCTTTGTATTTAGATTTAGAGGGTGGAATTAAAGATTTGGAGTTTCGTTTTTATAAGTTATCTTTATTTAAGCGAAATGTTTATCCTAATACTAATGTGGCTTATTTATATGGTACTGGTACAGAAGAAAATAAATCAAAATGAACTTGAGACCATCATATAAATGGTAGTTTGTTATCATTGCCTATAAAAGAAAATTTTGGAAATGGTTTTTCTTTTAATTATGTTGATGTTGTTGCTTGAAATACTGATAATGCTGATTATCGTATGTATTTAGATACTTTTAATTTTAGTTTGTTTAATTGAGATAGTTGAAATAATATTGTTAATGGCGGGGATATTTGAAAAGCAAAATATAATTCTTGTGCTTGATATAATGTTTTTTGTCATTTAACTAATGGTATAATTTGAGCATTTAATAATGTTTATGGTATTAAGGAGGTTGGTAAATATGTTAATGCTTTAATTAATACTATGCAAAATGTTATTTCGCTTTGGGATAATGTGTCTCAGTATTATGCGTTTAATGCGGCATTTCAGGCGCTTATTGGTGCTGTAATTACTTTGGCGTTGTTTAATGGTGTTTTGAGGTATTTATAG
- a CDS encoding tyrosyl-tRNA synthetase, whose product MVKNILEELRWRGLLKQVTNETKLLKAQELKKGVYCGFDPTGDSLHVGHLIQIMLLKRFEMFGFQPIAIIGGGTGMIGDPSGKKAERVLLDDKTIKHNVETISQQMNQLIGVKIKMVNNAEWLQKMTLIDFLRNVGKDFNISYLLAKENIATRIEVGLSYTEFAYTLLQAYDFYQLYINYDCAVQTGGSDQWGNITSGTDYIYKQIGEDNLACGLTMNLLTKADGSKFGKTESGAVWLDSKKTSPYEFYQFFYNQDDQETAKLLRYLTMLSEKEIIALETAHQNEPAQRIVQKKLAEEVTLFVHQAAGLKTAQIVSEALFKGSLHELSEQQLEQLHNSLPNFHLTNFNLPLLDLLIQAEIVTSKREGREFLEQGAITINGQIIKEETWTVAKDKFLFNKYLIIRRGKRKYHLIYLTTNKK is encoded by the coding sequence ATGGTAAAAAATATTTTAGAAGAATTAAGATGAAGAGGACTATTAAAGCAAGTAACTAATGAAACAAAATTATTAAAAGCGCAAGAATTAAAAAAAGGAGTTTATTGTGGTTTTGATCCAACCGGTGATTCGTTACATGTTGGTCATTTAATTCAAATTATGTTATTAAAACGTTTTGAAATGTTTGGATTTCAACCAATTGCTATTATTGGTGGTGGAACAGGAATGATTGGTGATCCTAGTGGGAAAAAAGCAGAACGAGTATTGTTAGATGATAAAACAATTAAACATAATGTTGAAACTATTAGTCAACAAATGAACCAATTAATTGGTGTAAAAATTAAAATGGTTAATAATGCTGAATGATTACAAAAAATGACCTTGATTGATTTTTTGCGAAATGTTGGCAAAGATTTTAATATTAGTTATTTATTAGCAAAAGAAAATATTGCAACTAGAATTGAAGTTGGTTTATCATATACTGAATTTGCTTACACTTTATTACAGGCTTATGACTTTTATCAATTATATATTAATTATGATTGTGCTGTTCAGACTGGTGGTAGTGACCAATGAGGCAATATTACTTCCGGAACAGATTATATTTATAAACAAATTGGAGAAGATAATTTAGCTTGTGGTTTGACAATGAATTTATTAACAAAAGCTGATGGTTCAAAATTTGGAAAAACAGAATCAGGGGCAGTTTGATTAGATTCAAAAAAAACATCACCCTATGAATTTTATCAATTCTTTTATAATCAAGATGACCAAGAAACAGCAAAATTGTTGCGTTATTTAACAATGTTATCTGAAAAAGAAATTATAGCCCTTGAAACAGCGCACCAAAATGAACCAGCACAACGCATTGTACAAAAAAAATTAGCAGAAGAAGTAACTTTATTTGTTCATCAAGCAGCAGGACTAAAAACAGCACAAATTGTTAGTGAAGCCTTATTTAAAGGCAGTTTACATGAATTATCAGAACAACAGTTAGAGCAACTTCATAACAGTTTACCTAATTTTCATTTAACAAACTTTAATTTACCACTTCTTGATTTATTAATACAAGCAGAAATTGTTACTTCTAAACGTGAAGGTCGTGAGTTTTTAGAACAAGGTGCAATTACTATTAATGGTCAAATTATTAAAGAAGAAACTTGAACTGTAGCAAAAGATAAGTTTTTATTTAATAAATATTTAATTATTCGTCGTGGAAAACGAAAATATCATTTAATTTATCTTACAACTAACAAAAAATAA